Proteins found in one Limnohabitans sp. TEGF004 genomic segment:
- the gloB gene encoding hydroxyacylglutathione hydrolase, protein MKLIALPAFSDNYLWLWQQNQMAVVVDPGDAAPVLQALAQGGLKLAAILVTHHHADHVGGVRELQLVTGAQVFGPAREEVPVPFTPVMHGDALELLGQTVQVLDVPGHTAGHVAYFLPQAPQSPVLFCGDTLFSGGCGRIFEGTPAQMLASLDLLASLPASTQVCCAHEYTLSNLRFALAVEPSNTDLQTYAAHCQQLRAQGVSTLPAQLGMELQINPFLRARHPLVRHAVAQHAGLSALEQTDDVAVFAALREWKNDFK, encoded by the coding sequence ATGAAGCTGATTGCACTGCCCGCGTTCTCTGACAACTACCTGTGGTTGTGGCAACAAAACCAAATGGCCGTGGTGGTCGACCCCGGTGACGCGGCGCCTGTGTTGCAAGCGCTGGCCCAAGGAGGTCTGAAACTTGCCGCGATTCTAGTCACCCACCACCATGCAGACCATGTGGGCGGCGTGCGCGAATTGCAGCTTGTCACTGGCGCTCAGGTCTTTGGCCCCGCACGCGAAGAGGTGCCCGTGCCTTTCACCCCCGTCATGCACGGTGATGCACTTGAACTGCTGGGCCAAACCGTGCAAGTGCTGGATGTACCGGGCCACACCGCAGGCCATGTGGCTTACTTTTTACCCCAGGCCCCACAAAGCCCTGTGCTGTTTTGTGGAGACACTTTGTTCTCCGGCGGCTGCGGACGTATTTTTGAAGGCACGCCCGCACAAATGCTGGCCTCATTAGACCTTTTAGCTTCACTCCCTGCGTCTACACAGGTGTGCTGCGCCCACGAGTACACTCTCTCTAACTTGCGATTTGCGCTCGCCGTAGAACCTAGCAACACCGACTTGCAAACCTACGCAGCACACTGCCAACAACTCAGGGCTCAAGGTGTTTCCACCCTACCCGCCCAGCTTGGCATGGAATTGCAAATCAACCCGTTTTTACGGGCTCGACACCCCCTTGTGCGACACGCTGTTGCACAGCACGCTGGGCTCTCAGCGCTCGAACAAACCGACGACGTGGCTGTGTTTGCAGCCCTTCGCGAATGGAAGAACGATTTCAAATGA
- the dnaX gene encoding DNA polymerase III subunit gamma/tau, translating into MSYLVLARKYRPKTFTEMVGQEHVVQALTNALTTQRLHHAYLFTGTRGVGKTTVSRVLAKSLNCQGLDGTGGITANPCGVCQACTDIDAGRFVDYTELDAASNRGVDEVQSLLEQAVYKPVQGRFKVFMIDEVHMLTNTAFNAMLKTLEEPPEYLKFVLATTDPQKVPVTVLSRCLQFNLRPMAPETVLEHLGHVLGQENIESEPQALRLLARAARGSMRDALSLTDQAIAYGGGQLQEVAVRQMLGSADRSHVFRLIEALAHSDGKSVVETSEALRVHGLSAAATLEDMSMVLQRMAVLQAVPDMGEGDAADPEAAEMARLAGVMPPDETQLLYSLSLHGRQELGLAPDEYAALTMVLLRLLAFKPQAANSASASAEKKTLINPQRAASAPAPAAAPAASMQPAASQVPAPAPGPPEPQPAAPVQALPVRDMQPREVAPWEDDPSYDPDGSDSSSYDHDSDAAVVAMPVRQQAEPSAALEPQMPTTEVPQIVATPEGEFWHKLVMDMSAAETINALVRELGLQSQLVARDTDTWMLRVERESLNSTTSRERLQKALETAGYPVRLTVEVGRVQDSPAKRNAAAAAQRQAGAEAIILNDPYVQSLMRDYGAKIVPGSIKPL; encoded by the coding sequence ATGTCTTACCTCGTGCTCGCCCGCAAATATCGCCCCAAAACCTTCACGGAGATGGTGGGGCAAGAGCACGTCGTGCAGGCGCTCACCAATGCGCTGACCACCCAGCGTTTGCATCACGCGTATTTGTTCACCGGCACACGCGGTGTGGGTAAAACCACCGTGTCGCGCGTGTTGGCCAAATCGCTCAATTGCCAAGGCTTAGACGGCACAGGTGGTATCACCGCCAACCCCTGCGGTGTGTGCCAAGCCTGTACCGACATTGATGCTGGCCGCTTTGTTGATTACACCGAGTTGGACGCGGCTTCCAACCGTGGCGTGGACGAAGTGCAAAGCTTGCTGGAGCAAGCCGTTTACAAGCCTGTGCAAGGCCGCTTCAAAGTCTTCATGATTGACGAGGTGCACATGCTCACCAACACCGCGTTTAACGCGATGTTGAAGACGCTTGAAGAGCCGCCTGAATATTTGAAATTCGTGCTCGCCACAACCGACCCGCAAAAAGTGCCAGTCACCGTGTTGTCGCGCTGCTTGCAATTCAACCTGCGCCCTATGGCTCCCGAGACTGTGCTGGAGCACTTGGGCCATGTGTTGGGCCAAGAGAACATTGAATCTGAGCCCCAAGCCTTGCGTCTGTTGGCCCGTGCTGCGCGTGGCTCCATGCGCGATGCGTTGAGTTTGACGGATCAAGCCATTGCCTACGGTGGCGGTCAGTTGCAAGAAGTAGCGGTGCGCCAAATGTTGGGCAGCGCCGACCGCTCGCATGTGTTCCGTTTGATTGAGGCCTTGGCACATAGCGACGGTAAATCGGTGGTCGAAACTTCAGAAGCCTTGCGCGTGCATGGCCTGAGCGCCGCAGCCACGCTAGAAGACATGTCGATGGTTTTGCAACGCATGGCTGTGTTGCAAGCTGTGCCTGACATGGGTGAGGGCGATGCCGCAGACCCCGAAGCCGCCGAGATGGCGCGTTTGGCGGGTGTGATGCCACCCGACGAAACACAGCTGCTGTACAGCCTGAGTTTGCATGGCCGACAAGAGTTGGGTTTGGCCCCTGACGAATACGCTGCACTGACGATGGTGCTCTTGCGATTGTTGGCATTCAAGCCACAAGCTGCAAACTCTGCTTCTGCTTCGGCTGAAAAAAAAACTCTAATTAATCCGCAACGTGCCGCTTCGGCACCAGCACCGGCTGCTGCCCCAGCTGCGTCCATGCAGCCCGCTGCATCGCAAGTGCCTGCGCCTGCGCCTGGCCCCCCCGAGCCCCAGCCCGCAGCCCCCGTGCAGGCCTTGCCCGTGCGTGACATGCAACCACGCGAAGTGGCTCCTTGGGAAGACGACCCCAGCTACGACCCCGACGGTTCAGACAGTTCCAGCTACGACCACGACTCAGACGCTGCTGTGGTGGCCATGCCCGTGCGCCAACAAGCCGAGCCCAGCGCTGCGCTTGAACCGCAAATGCCCACCACCGAAGTGCCGCAGATCGTGGCCACACCCGAAGGTGAGTTTTGGCACAAGTTGGTGATGGACATGTCTGCCGCCGAAACCATCAACGCCTTGGTGCGTGAGTTGGGTTTGCAGTCACAACTGGTGGCACGTGACACCGACACTTGGATGCTGCGCGTCGAGCGCGAGTCCCTCAACAGCACCACCAGCCGCGAACGTTTGCAAAAAGCACTCGAAACCGCGGGCTACCCCGTGCGCCTGACAGTGGAAGTGGGCCGCGTGCAAGACAGTCCTGCCAAGCGCAATGCGGCCGCTGCAGCGCAACGCCAAGCAGGGGCCGAGGCCATCATCCTCAACGACCCGTATGTTCAAAGTTTGATGCGAGACTACGGCGCCAAAATCGTGCCGGGCAGCATCAAGCCGCTTTAA
- a CDS encoding transglycosylase SLT domain-containing protein, translating into MRFLLAVFSLSLVLLTGCASLSEQSSTNTEGLSPIAKGTAKRDGVAQLNLPNDLWERIRKGYQMPNLENELANDRTQWYSAKPDYLQRMTERSNKYLYHIVEELEARKMPTELALLPFIESAFNPQAVSSARASGMWQFMPATGKSFDLKQNAFRDDRRDVQASTRAALDYLERLHKMFGDWHLALAAYNWGEGNVGKAIARNKRAGLPTGYTDLNMPMETRMYVPKLQAMKNIVGNPPQYGVVLPSIPNHPYFQSVPLRRDMDVSVAAKLADISEQDFKALNPSAHRPVLLAAGSPNILLPWDNAEVFQRNYEASTLGRMATWTAWVAPTTMKVADAAKRVNMNEADFRAVNNIPPRMLIKAGSALLVPRSANMLGDVTAQVADNGKLDLSPEAVAKRKAAGKGGKNAKGSKLASAKESKSSGKKQASAKGDKKGDTKVAKK; encoded by the coding sequence ATGAGATTTCTACTCGCCGTATTCAGCCTTAGCCTCGTCTTGCTCACGGGCTGCGCCAGTTTGTCTGAACAAAGCAGCACCAACACCGAAGGACTGAGCCCAATTGCCAAAGGCACAGCCAAACGCGATGGCGTGGCACAACTGAACTTGCCCAACGACCTGTGGGAACGCATCCGGAAGGGCTACCAAATGCCCAACCTCGAAAACGAGTTGGCTAACGACCGAACCCAGTGGTACTCGGCCAAGCCTGACTACTTGCAGCGCATGACCGAGCGCTCGAACAAATACCTGTATCACATCGTTGAAGAGCTCGAAGCGCGCAAGATGCCCACAGAGCTGGCTTTACTGCCCTTCATCGAAAGCGCCTTCAACCCGCAAGCGGTGTCTAGCGCACGTGCCAGCGGCATGTGGCAGTTCATGCCCGCCACAGGCAAAAGCTTTGACCTCAAACAAAATGCCTTCCGCGATGACCGCCGCGATGTGCAAGCCTCCACCCGCGCCGCACTCGACTACCTTGAGCGCCTGCACAAGATGTTTGGCGACTGGCATTTGGCCTTGGCAGCCTACAACTGGGGCGAAGGCAATGTGGGCAAAGCCATTGCGCGCAACAAACGTGCGGGCTTGCCCACCGGCTACACCGACTTGAACATGCCGATGGAAACACGCATGTACGTGCCCAAGCTGCAAGCCATGAAAAATATTGTGGGCAACCCGCCCCAGTACGGCGTGGTGCTGCCCAGCATTCCTAACCACCCCTACTTCCAAAGCGTGCCCCTGCGCCGCGACATGGACGTGAGCGTGGCGGCCAAGCTGGCTGACATCTCTGAACAAGACTTCAAGGCCCTGAACCCATCGGCCCACCGCCCTGTGTTGCTGGCTGCAGGCTCGCCCAACATCTTGCTGCCTTGGGACAACGCGGAAGTGTTCCAACGCAACTACGAGGCATCGACCTTGGGCCGTATGGCCACGTGGACTGCGTGGGTAGCGCCCACCACCATGAAAGTGGCGGATGCCGCCAAGCGCGTGAACATGAACGAAGCAGACTTCCGCGCGGTCAACAACATCCCGCCCCGCATGCTGATCAAAGCAGGGTCCGCCCTGTTGGTGCCACGCAGCGCCAACATGCTGGGTGATGTCACAGCACAAGTCGCGGACAACGGTAAGCTTGACTTGTCACCCGAAGCTGTTGCGAAACGCAAAGCTGCGGGCAAAGGTGGCAAGAACGCCAAGGGCTCAAAGCTGGCTTCGGCCAAAGAGAGCAAGAGCTCTGGCAAAAAGCAAGCGTCAGCCAAAGGCGATAAAAAAGGCGACACCAAGGTCGCCAAGAAATAA
- a CDS encoding efflux RND transporter periplasmic adaptor subunit, whose translation MASKKMYSVVAVVGIGVASTLAWWLQAPKSDAGAATGVRPSGVEITQVKKQTLRDDAEAVGTLRSSQNVMLRPEVAGRVLSLGFADGARVRAGQVLVQMDDTLQRAEVQQSLAQMSIAKANHKRNQELVAQNFIAQRSLDESAAALQVSEAQLGLSCARLDRMRLIAPFNGVVGIRNVNVGDYVKDGADLINLENIGSLYVDYRLPERYQTKVMPGQTIEVKLDAFSGRLFKAKVEAVDPLIDANGRSIGVRAVLANTAGEPIAAAGGKGPAAQASSAPVASASTPAVAAKPAASAPVVASGAMRGVALPSPQSLGCPSNAFDRTRINAGGEQNGPLRPGMFARVTAVFAVRPNALIVPEEAIVPQGGKQFVIKAVAPSELPAPAASAAASAPVLPPDTKLVSQRVEVKLGLRRGGQVEITEGLAEGDTIVVAGQQRLQKDGSPLRVVELGRGPANPASAPASASGAASGASGADAASAASQAASR comes from the coding sequence ATGGCCTCCAAAAAGATGTATTCCGTTGTGGCAGTCGTTGGCATTGGGGTGGCCTCGACCTTGGCTTGGTGGTTGCAAGCGCCCAAGTCTGATGCTGGCGCTGCGACGGGCGTGCGTCCCAGTGGCGTTGAAATCACCCAAGTCAAAAAACAAACCTTGCGTGACGATGCCGAGGCCGTGGGGACTTTGCGTTCATCACAAAACGTGATGCTGCGCCCCGAAGTGGCGGGCCGTGTGTTGTCGTTGGGTTTTGCCGATGGCGCGCGTGTGCGCGCTGGCCAAGTGTTGGTGCAAATGGATGACACCTTGCAACGCGCGGAGGTGCAGCAGTCTCTAGCCCAGATGTCGATTGCCAAGGCCAACCACAAACGCAACCAAGAACTGGTGGCGCAAAACTTCATCGCCCAGCGCTCACTCGACGAAAGCGCAGCGGCCTTGCAAGTGTCAGAAGCGCAACTGGGTTTGTCCTGCGCACGCTTGGATCGCATGCGTTTGATTGCGCCGTTCAATGGCGTGGTCGGTATTCGCAACGTCAACGTGGGTGACTACGTGAAAGATGGCGCGGATTTGATCAACCTTGAAAACATCGGCAGCTTGTATGTGGACTACCGCTTGCCCGAGCGCTACCAAACCAAGGTGATGCCAGGCCAAACGATTGAGGTCAAACTCGATGCGTTCAGCGGCCGATTGTTCAAAGCCAAGGTCGAAGCGGTGGACCCTTTGATTGACGCGAATGGCCGCTCCATCGGCGTGCGTGCGGTGTTGGCCAATACGGCGGGTGAGCCCATCGCTGCTGCGGGTGGCAAAGGCCCAGCGGCACAGGCGTCCAGCGCGCCCGTTGCCTCGGCTTCAACCCCTGCCGTCGCTGCCAAACCGGCGGCCTCTGCACCCGTGGTTGCCTCTGGAGCGATGCGTGGTGTTGCTTTGCCTTCGCCTCAGAGCTTGGGTTGTCCCAGCAATGCGTTTGATCGCACACGCATAAATGCCGGTGGTGAGCAAAACGGCCCCTTGCGCCCGGGCATGTTTGCGCGTGTGACAGCTGTGTTTGCTGTGCGGCCCAACGCCTTGATCGTGCCGGAAGAGGCCATCGTGCCGCAAGGCGGTAAACAGTTTGTCATCAAAGCTGTGGCTCCTTCTGAGTTGCCTGCACCTGCTGCTAGCGCTGCGGCAAGTGCACCTGTTTTGCCGCCCGATACCAAACTGGTGTCTCAGCGCGTAGAAGTGAAATTGGGTCTGCGCCGTGGTGGCCAAGTGGAGATCACCGAGGGCTTGGCTGAAGGCGACACCATCGTGGTCGCCGGTCAGCAGCGTTTGCAAAAAGACGGCTCTCCCTTGCGTGTGGTGGAGTTGGGTCGTGGTCCAGCCAACCCGGCATCAGCGCCTGCCTCTGCATCAGGTGCAGCTTCTGGTGCATCGGGGGCTGATGCCGCCAGTGCCGCCTCTCAAGCCGCCAGCCGCTAA
- the trxA gene encoding thioredoxin TrxA, with protein sequence MASDLIKHITDSSFEADVLQADKPVLVDYWAEWCGPCKMIAPILDEVAVAYEGKLQIAKMNVDENRDIPGKLGIRGIPTLMVFKGGQLAATKVGAMSKAQLTDFINQQLA encoded by the coding sequence ATGGCCAGCGATTTGATCAAACACATCACCGACTCCAGCTTTGAAGCAGACGTTCTGCAAGCTGACAAGCCCGTCTTGGTGGACTATTGGGCAGAATGGTGCGGTCCTTGCAAAATGATTGCCCCCATCTTGGACGAAGTGGCTGTTGCCTATGAGGGCAAGCTGCAAATCGCCAAGATGAACGTGGACGAAAACCGCGACATCCCAGGCAAATTGGGCATCCGTGGCATTCCTACCCTGATGGTGTTCAAAGGCGGCCAATTGGCGGCCACCAAAGTGGGCGCCATGAGCAAAGCCCAGTTGACCGACTTCATCAACCAGCAATTGGCTTAA
- the rnhA gene encoding ribonuclease HI, with protein sequence MNTVEIYTDGACKGNPGPGGWGALLRSPSGQEKELFGGELETTNNRMELMAVIEALRALKRPCVVALYLDSEYVRKGITEWIHGWKARSWRTAAKQPVKNADLWQQLDALTHQGDHDIVWHWVKGHAGHVDNERADGLANRGVELALSGR encoded by the coding sequence ATGAACACGGTAGAGATATATACAGATGGGGCCTGCAAGGGCAACCCTGGCCCTGGGGGCTGGGGCGCCTTGTTGCGTTCGCCCTCAGGTCAAGAAAAAGAACTGTTTGGTGGCGAGCTAGAGACGACCAACAACCGCATGGAGTTGATGGCCGTTATCGAAGCCCTGCGTGCCTTGAAGCGGCCCTGCGTTGTGGCCTTGTATTTGGACAGCGAATACGTGCGCAAAGGCATCACCGAGTGGATTCACGGCTGGAAAGCCCGTAGCTGGCGCACCGCAGCCAAGCAACCCGTGAAGAATGCAGACCTGTGGCAACAACTCGATGCTTTGACCCATCAAGGTGACCACGACATCGTGTGGCACTGGGTCAAAGGCCACGCGGGTCATGTGGACAACGAACGTGCGGACGGTTTGGCTAACCGAGGTGTGGAATTGGCCCTGTCGGGTCGGTGA
- a CDS encoding formate/nitrite transporter family protein has protein sequence MPELFGSDAYAPKEIALKVETVGVAKAHMATPPLVMLGLLAGAFIGLGGLFFVIVKSDASLSFAVSQLLGGFVFCLGLILVVIAGAELFTGNNLLAMAWADGQITTREVLRNWLWVCAANFVGTTGLALLVYLSGHTHANGGAIGATVLKIALTKQNLVWHEAFFRGVLCNVLVCIAVWMAIAGRSVMDKVIAIVFPITAFVAAGFEHSIANMYFMQLALIIQYFEPVAAANALGVAGNALSMAGMLGNLVPVILGNLVGGSVFVGLVYHLIYRVAAAAQPTTPQLIEKN, from the coding sequence ATGCCTGAACTGTTTGGCTCTGATGCCTACGCCCCCAAAGAGATTGCTCTCAAAGTTGAAACCGTGGGCGTGGCCAAGGCGCACATGGCCACCCCGCCCTTGGTCATGCTGGGTTTGTTGGCCGGCGCCTTCATTGGTTTGGGCGGCTTGTTTTTTGTCATCGTCAAATCAGATGCCAGCCTGAGCTTTGCCGTGAGTCAGCTCTTGGGTGGGTTTGTGTTTTGCCTCGGCCTCATCTTGGTGGTGATTGCCGGAGCTGAGCTGTTCACAGGCAACAACCTGCTGGCCATGGCTTGGGCGGATGGGCAAATCACCACCCGCGAAGTGCTGCGCAACTGGCTGTGGGTATGCGCCGCCAACTTTGTGGGCACCACGGGCCTAGCCCTGCTGGTGTACCTGAGCGGCCACACACATGCGAATGGCGGCGCGATCGGTGCCACGGTGCTGAAGATTGCCCTAACCAAACAAAACTTGGTTTGGCACGAAGCCTTCTTCCGTGGCGTGCTGTGCAATGTGCTGGTGTGCATCGCGGTATGGATGGCCATTGCCGGTCGCAGCGTGATGGACAAGGTGATTGCCATCGTCTTCCCCATCACCGCTTTTGTGGCGGCGGGGTTTGAGCACAGCATTGCCAATATGTATTTCATGCAGCTCGCGCTGATCATTCAATACTTTGAGCCAGTTGCTGCAGCCAACGCCCTTGGCGTGGCGGGCAATGCGCTGAGCATGGCAGGCATGCTGGGCAACTTGGTGCCCGTCATTTTGGGCAACCTCGTGGGAGGCAGCGTGTTTGTGGGCTTGGTCTACCACCTCATCTACCGCGTGGCAGCGGCCGCGCAGCCAACCACACCGCAACTGATCGAGAAGAATTAA
- a CDS encoding methyltransferase domain-containing protein, whose protein sequence is MSSTPLKNDSLPDWLASPAGQYLCAWEQTYLDRAVADVFGFHALQLGFPALDALQANRMPHRWLASDTHPEPWPLGRDVVLTNYEALPFPGASLDLLVLPHTLELSYDPHATLREVERVLVPEGRVVICGFNPNSLWGLSKSCKRGFSQVGDFIGQRRLRDWLQLLSFEVESTSFGCYRPAVKTERWLNRWDWMDEAGVRWWPILGSVYGMVAVKRVQGMRLMSPAWKKAVPRAAVVVTSASSAANNTAVHSVVSTASKGMA, encoded by the coding sequence ATGTCATCCACACCTTTAAAAAACGATAGTTTGCCTGACTGGCTGGCGTCTCCCGCTGGGCAGTATTTGTGCGCTTGGGAACAAACCTATTTAGACCGCGCTGTGGCGGATGTGTTTGGCTTTCACGCCTTGCAACTCGGATTTCCCGCGCTCGATGCGCTGCAGGCCAACCGCATGCCGCACCGCTGGCTGGCCAGTGACACACACCCAGAGCCTTGGCCTTTGGGGCGTGATGTGGTGCTGACCAATTACGAAGCCTTGCCTTTTCCCGGTGCCAGCTTGGACTTGCTGGTGTTGCCCCACACGCTGGAGCTGAGCTACGACCCACATGCCACCTTGCGCGAGGTCGAGCGCGTCTTGGTGCCCGAGGGGCGTGTGGTGATTTGTGGCTTCAACCCCAATAGCCTGTGGGGTTTGAGCAAAAGCTGCAAGCGTGGTTTTTCGCAGGTGGGGGATTTCATCGGCCAACGCCGCTTGCGTGACTGGCTGCAACTGCTGAGTTTTGAGGTGGAGTCCACCAGCTTTGGTTGCTACCGCCCGGCGGTGAAAACTGAGCGTTGGCTCAATCGCTGGGATTGGATGGACGAGGCGGGCGTACGTTGGTGGCCCATCTTGGGTTCGGTCTACGGCATGGTGGCGGTCAAGCGCGTGCAGGGCATGCGCCTGATGTCACCCGCATGGAAAAAAGCGGTGCCGCGAGCTGCGGTCGTTGTGACCTCTGCTTCAAGTGCGGCAAACAACACGGCGGTGCATTCGGTGGTCAGCACCGCCTCCAAAGGAATGGCATGA
- the recR gene encoding recombination mediator RecR, producing MSDTSVLEGLIQALRRLPGVGVKSASRMAYHLLQHDREGAEMISQALHQAASQVQHCESCHTFTTQPVCDTCLDDGRDTTRLCVVETPADQSAVERTAAYKGQYFVLMGRISPLDGFGPKDIGLQKLIERASDGVVKEVILATNFTAEGEATAHVLGEALKKRGVQVTRLARGVPVGSELEYVDLGTIAHALVDRRDA from the coding sequence ATGAGCGACACGTCCGTGCTTGAAGGCCTGATTCAGGCCCTGCGTCGTTTGCCCGGCGTGGGGGTGAAATCGGCCTCGCGCATGGCGTACCACCTGCTGCAACACGACCGGGAGGGGGCCGAGATGATTTCTCAGGCCTTGCACCAAGCAGCAAGCCAAGTGCAGCATTGCGAAAGCTGTCATACCTTCACCACCCAACCTGTGTGCGATACCTGCTTGGACGACGGGCGCGACACCACCCGCTTGTGCGTGGTCGAAACCCCCGCAGACCAATCAGCCGTAGAGCGCACAGCGGCTTATAAGGGCCAGTACTTTGTGCTCATGGGTCGCATCAGCCCCTTGGATGGTTTTGGTCCCAAAGACATTGGGCTGCAAAAGCTGATTGAGCGAGCCAGCGACGGCGTGGTGAAAGAGGTCATCTTGGCCACCAATTTCACTGCCGAGGGCGAGGCCACAGCCCATGTGCTGGGCGAGGCTTTGAAGAAGCGCGGTGTGCAAGTCACACGCCTAGCCCGTGGTGTGCCTGTGGGCAGCGAGCTGGAGTATGTGGACTTGGGCACCATTGCCCACGCATTGGTGGACAGGCGCGACGCTTAA
- a CDS encoding DsbA family oxidoreductase has translation MKTLTIDVVSDVVCPWCYVGKRRLERALALLAVQHPEVDPEVRWHTFQLNPDMAPEGIARVDYVSNKFGDEATAIYDRVAAVGKEVGIAFAFDKISRQPNTVVAHSLIAVSEPGLQQDAMVEAFFKAYFLEGKDLTEAAVLMDIAESAGMDRAVAEAHLQNSALHSQTIDSDKAAREMGITGVPFFIFNRQVGLSGAHEAETLLQGMVEAMNAATND, from the coding sequence ATGAAAACTCTCACCATTGATGTTGTCTCCGATGTTGTGTGCCCCTGGTGCTATGTGGGCAAACGTCGCTTAGAACGTGCTTTGGCACTTTTGGCAGTTCAGCACCCAGAGGTGGACCCAGAGGTGCGCTGGCACACCTTTCAGCTCAACCCCGACATGGCGCCCGAAGGCATCGCCCGTGTGGACTATGTGAGCAACAAATTTGGTGACGAAGCCACCGCCATTTACGACCGCGTGGCCGCCGTGGGCAAAGAGGTGGGCATTGCGTTTGCGTTCGACAAAATCAGCCGCCAACCCAACACTGTGGTGGCGCATAGCCTCATTGCGGTGTCAGAGCCTGGCCTGCAACAAGATGCGATGGTGGAAGCCTTCTTCAAGGCCTATTTCTTAGAAGGCAAAGACTTGACCGAGGCCGCCGTGCTGATGGACATTGCCGAATCCGCAGGCATGGACCGCGCGGTGGCTGAAGCGCATTTGCAAAACTCTGCCTTGCACAGCCAAACCATTGACAGCGACAAGGCGGCGCGTGAAATGGGCATCACCGGTGTGCCGTTTTTCATCTTCAACCGTCAAGTGGGCTTGTCGGGTGCGCATGAAGCGGAAACCTTGCTGCAAGGCATGGTGGAGGCGATGAACGCCGCCACCAACGATTAA
- a CDS encoding YbaB/EbfC family nucleoid-associated protein: MFNKGQLSGLMKQAQAMQENLKKAQDELAFVEVTGESGSGLVKVLMTCKHDVKRITIDPSLLADDKDMLEDLVAAAFNDAVRKASETSEAKMSKLTAGLPPGLKLPF, translated from the coding sequence ATGTTCAACAAAGGACAACTCTCGGGCCTGATGAAGCAAGCCCAGGCCATGCAAGAAAACCTGAAAAAGGCACAAGACGAATTGGCGTTCGTTGAAGTCACGGGCGAATCTGGTTCAGGTTTGGTCAAGGTTTTGATGACTTGCAAGCACGATGTCAAACGCATCACCATCGACCCAAGCCTGCTGGCTGACGACAAAGACATGCTCGAAGACTTGGTGGCTGCCGCCTTCAACGACGCGGTGCGCAAAGCCTCTGAGACCAGCGAAGCCAAGATGAGCAAGCTCACCGCTGGCTTGCCACCTGGCCTGAAACTGCCGTTCTGA